The Candidatus Neomarinimicrobiota bacterium nucleotide sequence ACAAATAAAATCAAAAAGGAGGTGGAAATGATGCACGCCAACCGCCTGATAAGCGCAGTAAAATACCTAAGAATATTCTTGATGGGTATGGTTGTGATGGCTTGTAATCCCGACGAGTATCGATATGTTAGCGAGAAGGGTGATCACGGGAGTCCGCATCCTCATCCTCCGGACATAGGAAAAACCTTGCTCGTGAGTGATGAGGAGCCGGTTCTGGTTCGCGACGACAAGGAGCGAATGCGTATGGTACGCTATATCGCAGAGTTTGTGCGCGCTGAGGACGTCGTGTCTAAGATTGAACTTTCATCAGGAGAAGTGATCGACTGTGTCGATATGCAAAAGCAACCTTCGCTGAGACTTCCCGGTATTGATGTACTTGAGATAAGATTCAAACCTCCGACCGAGCTCAAAGCGCTGTCACGAGGAGACTCACTCGCATTCATAGGCGACCCTGTTCGAGACGAGCCGCCGCGGATGGCCCAGCAGGAGTACGGGGCAAATGGAAGAACCTGTCCCGAAGGTGCTGTGCCTATACGGCATCTGACCATTGAGATTCTGGATAACTTCGAGACATTGGAGGATTTCTTTCGGGCTCGACCTCCTCACACGCGTTCAGGTCCTACGAGCTTACACCAATATGCGAACTCTTATCATTCGGGAGATAACTGGGGAGCGCAATCCACGCTCAATGTATGGAGTCCTTACACGGAACGCAGCAACGAATTCAGTCTCTCGCAGATCGCTGTAACGCGCGGTTCCGGCGGAAACTTTGAGACGGTGGAAACAGGGTGGCAGAAATACAGGCAATTATATAGTGATTACCGACCGCGTTTGTTCATTTACTTTACACCGGACAATTACGGATCGGGAGGTTGCTATAACCTTACATGCAGTGCATTCGTCCAGGTAAACAACAGTGTCTATATCGGTGGCGGTTTCACCAATATCAGTTCTCATCCTCACTCGAGCACTGCCTGGGAATTTACGATTCGCTGGCAGCGGCATGGTGATACGGGAGACTGGTGGCTCAAATACGGCAACACCTGGGTCGGTTACTACCCTGCAAAATTGTTCGATAACAGCGGATTGAGCCCCAGGGGTGATACAGCCCACTTCTTCGGCGAGATCACTGATAAGAGATCGGATGGGAGGCACACACGGACTGATATGGGCAGCGGTCATTTTCCGAAAGATGGGTTCGGATACGCCGCCTATCAACGTAGAATACGCACTATTACGACGAGTAATTACTGGAATATTCGACCCACGTTAACTATCTCCCGCACCGACGCGAACTGCTACGATATTGAACAGCACAACAGTTCAGGAAGCTGGG carries:
- a CDS encoding neprosin family prolyl endopeptidase — its product is MMHANRLISAVKYLRIFLMGMVVMACNPDEYRYVSEKGDHGSPHPHPPDIGKTLLVSDEEPVLVRDDKERMRMVRYIAEFVRAEDVVSKIELSSGEVIDCVDMQKQPSLRLPGIDVLEIRFKPPTELKALSRGDSLAFIGDPVRDEPPRMAQQEYGANGRTCPEGAVPIRHLTIEILDNFETLEDFFRARPPHTRSGPTSLHQYANSYHSGDNWGAQSTLNVWSPYTERSNEFSLSQIAVTRGSGGNFETVETGWQKYRQLYSDYRPRLFIYFTPDNYGSGGCYNLTCSAFVQVNNSVYIGGGFTNISSHPHSSTAWEFTIRWQRHGDTGDWWLKYGNTWVGYYPAKLFDNSGLSPRGDTAHFFGEITDKRSDGRHTRTDMGSGHFPKDGFGYAAYQRRIRTITTSNYWNIRPTLTISRTDANCYDIEQHNSSGSWERYFYFGGPGYNAHCQ